The proteins below come from a single Prochlorococcus marinus CUG1415 genomic window:
- a CDS encoding DUF3593 domain-containing protein — MNDFFLRFLEKLLTFDNNVLFAASIIPYSIFLFYLYKINSVNRFVKTGYSLTVFFVFITIILSILSLTFYHKTLVEVDLLHGSAEFFLTLADFVILLGFIKMLNTLEVNNS; from the coding sequence GGTTTTTAGAAAAATTATTGACTTTTGACAATAACGTATTATTTGCTGCTTCAATTATTCCATATTCAATATTTTTGTTTTACTTATACAAAATCAACTCTGTCAATAGATTTGTAAAAACAGGCTATTCCTTGACAGTTTTCTTTGTATTTATAACTATAATATTATCTATTTTGTCGCTAACTTTTTACCATAAAACGCTTGTTGAAGTTGACCTTCTACATGGTTCAGCTGAATTTTTCTTAACCTTAGCCGATTTTGTAATATTATTAGGATTCATAAAGATGTTAAATACTTTAGAAGTAAACAACTCTTAA